A stretch of Heptranchias perlo isolate sHepPer1 unplaced genomic scaffold, sHepPer1.hap1 HAP1_SCAFFOLD_359, whole genome shotgun sequence DNA encodes these proteins:
- the LOC137311566 gene encoding E3 ubiquitin/ISG15 ligase TRIM25-like — translation MEPGAFEDELTCAVCLQVYQDPVILPCLHSFCLKCIEGVWAQTAGPGGFECPQCRRKFNPRPSLERNFTLCNIVEKYNRSQPPADSGRVMCDCCEENPTPAVKTCLKCEASFCSLHLKPHLMKVTYKDHTLIEPTADLTERQCLDHKKVFEFYCKDDAECVCVSCTITGKHKSHTLLSLDQAQAAIKEELEREIERLRGVQQNCSSKQRDLERSEAEIKTRINELKGKLSKSYSDWRRQLEEDEEYALKLIDEEGLRALSQIRSCSEALNKRMEQMTLIDGEYQSLLQRDPLSFIQNSKQLLSRVTETQRVTDPDVPALTLNLSKISQLTQKRLNGSEKYHSDILGMIRKNVQLFSNSGHHTLGEMSRLRISRGQRSAMSLDPKTANWNLVLSDDLRSVTRTEQKQPYPPHPERFKDWPQVLCSQSFSSGSHSWDVEIDGKDWRIGIVCGSAERGETVWSREQQ, via the exons atggagcccggagctttcgaggatgaattaacctgtgctgtgtgtctccaggtgtACCAGGACCCTGTGATATTACCCTGTCTGCAcagtttctgtttgaaatgtattgaggGAGTTTGGGCCCAGACAGCAGGCCCAGGAGGGTTTGAGTGCCCTCAGTGTCgccggaaattcaaccccaggcccagtctggagAGAAACTTCACGCTGTGTAATATTGTGGAGAAATACAATCGCTCACAGCCTCCTGCTGATTCAGGCCGTGTCATGTGTGATTGCTGTGAAGAAAATCCAACCCCGGCTGTGAAGACGTGTCTGAAATGTGAAGCTTCCTTTTGCTCCCTTCATTTAAAACCACATTTAATGAAAGTGACCTACAAAGATCACACCCTAATCGAGCCTACGGCTGATcttacagagagacagtgcctTGACCATAAGAAGGTCTTTGAATTCTACTGTAAAGATGATGCAGAGTGTGTATGTGTTTCCTGTACAATAACAGGGAAACATAAATCCCACACACTGCTGAGCCTCGATCAGGCACAAGCTGCAATAAAG gaagaattggagagagaaatcgagaggcttcggggagtccagcagaattgttccagcaaacagcgagacttggagagatcagaagctgaaataaag ACACGAATCAATGAGCTGAAAGGAAAGCTATCGAAGAGCTACTCTGACTGGAGGAGAcagctggaagaagatgaagaatacgCACTGAAACTGATCGATGAGGAGGGGCTCCGAGCTCTCTCACAGATTAGAAGCTGTTCTGAAGCATTAAACAAGAGGATGGAACAGATGACATTAATAGATGGAGAATACCAGAGTCTGCTACAGAGggaccctctctcctttattcag aactcgaagcagctcctttccag agtgactgagactcagagaGTCACAGACCCAGATGTTCCAGCGCTCACCCTGAACCTGTCCAAAATATCTCAACTTAcccagaagaggctgaatggatcGGAAAAGTACCACTCAGACATATTGGGAATGATAAGGAAAAACGTGCAGcttttctccaattctgggcaccacactttaggagagaTGTCGAGGTTAAGAATTTCAAGAG ggcaaaggtcagcgatgagcctggatccaaagacagcaaactggaacttggttctgtcggatgatctgagatcagtaacaCGGACTGAACAGAAACAGCcctacccacctcacccagagaggtttaaagactggccccaagtcctctgctcccagagtttctcctcaggatcccattcctgggatgtggagattgatgggaaagactggagaatagggattgtgtgtgggagcgcagagagaggggagacagtctGGTCTCGGGAACAGCAGTAA